The Leptospira paudalimensis region TTTGAAAAAAAATATAAAAAAAGTTTGACGGGGTTATGGATACGCCCTAAATGTTGACAATGTAAACAATGTTGTCACTGGCAACAAAGGAGTCTTGGAATGCAGTTGGTCATAGGATTATTTGGGATAATTTTCTTTTTCCCTTTTTTTTCGTTATTCGCAGGTGATTTGGAAGTGGAGATACTGAATCGTAAATCCAATCAATCAGTGATTTTGTGTGCATTGTATGAAACGGAAAATGGATTTCTTTCAGATGAAAAACTTGCAAGTTATAAAATTGTGGGAGTGGAAACTAATCATCAGAAAACTACCTGCCAATTTAAAGG contains the following coding sequences:
- a CDS encoding DUF2141 domain-containing protein — encoded protein: MQLVIGLFGIIFFFPFFSLFAGDLEVEILNRKSNQSVILCALYETENGFLSDEKLASYKIVGVETNHQKTTCQFKGIPDKQYAVSVLEDLNRNGKMDTTFIGLPKEPWGVSRNPPIHTFGPPTFDEAVLNVKSKLVIQIRLNHKDSK